A region from the Alnus glutinosa chromosome 5, dhAlnGlut1.1, whole genome shotgun sequence genome encodes:
- the LOC133868582 gene encoding CASP-like protein 1B2: protein MAQQDGGKPESGFNDSTPAVQKRSKEYWVLLLLRLAAFLATASATLVMALNKQTKTLVVATIGNTPLKATLTAKFQHTPAFVFFVVANGMASVHSLTMIVVEIFGHKIDYKGLRLAIIAILDMMTVVLASAGDGAATFMAALGKNGNSHARWNKICDKFHTFCDHGSGALIASFIGLLILLIVNVISITKLHNPKSTYNAGFP from the exons ATGGCTCAACAAGATGGAGGAAAACCAGAGTCTGGTTTCAACGACTCTACACCCGCAGTACAGAAACGAAGCAAGGAATATTGGGTCCTTTTGTTGCTGAGGTTGGCTGCATTTTTGGCCACGGCATCGGCAACTCTCGTGATGGCACTCAATAAACAGACCAAAACCTTGGTGGTTGCCACCATTGGTAACACCCCACTCAAAGCTACTCTTACTGCCAAGTTTCAGCACACCCCAGCATTCGT GTTCTTTGTGGTAGCTAACGGTATGGCCAGTGTCCATAGTTTGACGATGATAGTTGTGGAGATTTTTGGGCACAAGATTGATTACAAGGGACTCCGCCTCGCAATCATTGCCATTTTGGACATG ATGACGGTGGTTCTAGCTTCGGCTGGAGATGGGGCTGCAACGTTCATGGCAGCGCTGGGGAAGAATGGTAATTCACATGCAAGGTGGAACAAGATCTGCGACAAGTTCCATACCTTTTGCGACCATGGATCTGGGGCCCTCATCGCTTCCTTCATTGGCCTCCTTATCCTTTTGATCGTCAACGTCATCTCTATTACCAAACTCCACAACCCAAAATCCACCTATAATGCTGGATTCCCTTAA